From a single Molothrus ater isolate BHLD 08-10-18 breed brown headed cowbird chromosome Z, BPBGC_Mater_1.1, whole genome shotgun sequence genomic region:
- the KCNV2 gene encoding potassium voltage-gated channel subfamily V member 2, which produces MLQFNSQQEFLFLKHKGREMEAPNILPRPSKGKEKEVVHVDKQSGTSATTALNTQPLLQLGPEGNYNYYVDDEDEEDEEKEEENWQHEDAFKGESKASSFIPCSPALSSRSPATSSTPSMLNINVGGQSYRLTYQAVAIYPKTRLGRLATSTDRRCQLGLCDDYAAQVDEYFFDRDPAVFQLVYNFYASGVLRVRDELCPRSFLEELSYWGVRLKYTPRCCRICFEERRDELSEQLKVQRELRSQAEAEENEQLFHHMRYYGPQRWRLWNLMEKPFSSVTAKVMAVASSFFVLISVVALALNTVEEMQQVDWKSGDSRPVLEHVETLCIAFFTLEYLLRLVSTPDLRRFASSALNAVDLIAILPLYLQLLLECFTDDDQPRGRGSQHEHDIEKVGRVSKVGQVLRIMRLMRIFRILKLARHSTGLRAFGFTLRQCYQQVGCLLLFIAMGIFAFSAMVYTVEHDVSSTNFTSIPHAWWWAAVSISTVGYGDMCPETHLGRLFAFLCIAFGIILNGMPISILYNKFSDYYSKLKAYEYTALKKERGKVDFTRRAMRKISECCGEGAPHPLSQQ; this is translated from the exons ATGTTGCAGTTTAACAGTCAGCAAGAGTTTCTTTTCCTAAAACATAAAGGCAGAGAGATGGAAGCACCAAACATCCTTCCACGGCCCAgcaaggggaaggaaaaggaagtcGTTCATGTAGACAAGCAGAGTGGTAcctctgccaccactgcctTGAACACCCAGCCCCTACTGCAACTAGGACCTGAGGGAAATTACAACTATTATGTggatgatgaagatgaggaagatgaagagaaagaagaagaaaattggCAACATGAAGATGCATTTAAGGGCGAAAGCAAGGCCTCATCGTTTATTCCTTGTTCCCCTGCTCTTTCCTCGAGATCCCCGGCCACATCATCTACTCCATCCATGCTGAACATCAATGTTGGTGGCCAAAGTTACCGCCTCACCTACCAGGCAGTGGCCATCTACCCCAAGACCCGCCTGGGCCGCCTGGCTACCTCCACTGACCGCCGCTGCCAGCTGGGCCTGTGCGATGACTACGCTGCCCAGGTTGATGAGTACTTCTTTGACCGGGACCCAGCTGTCTTCCAGCTGGTGTACAATTTCTATGCCTCGGGGGTGCTGCGGGTGAGGGACGAGCTGTGCCCCCGCAGcttcctggaggagctgagctaCTGGGGCGTGCGTCTCAAATACACACCCCGCTGCTGCCGCATCTGCTTTGAGGAGCGCCGGGACGAGCTGAGCGAGCAGCTGAAGGTGCAGCGGGAACTGCGCTCCCAGGCAGAGGCTGAGGAGAATGAGCAGCTCTTCCACCACATGCGCTACTATGGGCCGCAGCGCTGGCGCCTCTGGAACCTCATGGAGAAGCCCTTCTCCTCTGTCACCGCCAAAGTGATGGCAGTGGCCTCCAGCTTCTTCGTGCTCATCTCTGTGGTGGCCCTGGCACTCAACACAGTAGAGGAGATGCAGCAGGTAGACTGGAAGAGTGGGGATAGCCGGCCTGTCTTGGAGCATGTGGAGACCTTGTGCATTGCATTCTTCACATTGGAGTACCTGCTGCGCTTGGTCTCTACCCCAGACCTGCGCCGCtttgccagcagtgccctcaATGCAGTAGACCTCATTGCCATCCTGCCCCTCtatctgcagctgctgcttgaaTGCTTTACTGACGATGACCAGCCCCGGGGTCGGGGCTCCCAACACGAGCATGATATCGAGAAGGTGGGACGGGTGAGCAAGGTAGGACAAGTGCTTCGCATCATGCGCCTCATGCGCATCTTCCGCATCCTCAAGCTGGCCCGCCACTCCACAGGGCTGCGTGCCTTTGGCTTTACCTTGCGCCAGTGCTACCAGCAGGTGGGCTGCCTTTTGCTCTTCATTGCTATGGGCATCTTTGCCTTCTCTGCCATGGTCTACACAGTGGAGCACGATGTCTCCAGTACCAACTTCACCAGCATTCCCCATGCTTGGTGGTGGGCTGCC GTCAGCATCTCTACAGTGGGATATGGAGATATGTGTCCAGAAACGCACCTTGGACGCCTGTTTGCTTTCCTCTGCATTGCTTTTGGAATAATCCTGAATGGCATGCCCATCTCCATCCTCTACAATAAGTTCTCAGACTATTACAGCAAGCTGAAGGCCTACGAGTACACAGCTCtcaagaaagaaagagggaaggtCGACTTCACACGAAGAGCCATGAGGAAAATATCTGAGTGCTGCGGAGAAGGTGCACCCCACCCTTTGTCACAGCAATGA